CCGGCTTGTTCCTTGCCGATGCGCTCCTGAAAGCGAATCCGGGACCGCTTTCGATTGACATCATCGATCGCTTACCCGCACCGTACGGACTCGTGCGGTATGGCGTCGCACCGGATCACCCGAAGATTAAATCGGTCATCAACACGTTCGTGAAGACGTTCGAAGACAAACGCGTCCGCTTTCTCGGCAACGTCGCGTTCGGCGTCGATCTGATGCTCGAGGACGTGCAGAAATACTACGACGTAGCCGCGTACACGGTGGGCGCCGCCGTCGACCGGATGCTTGGGATTCCGGGTGAGAATCTGCCCGGTAACTATTCGTCGACGGAGTTCGTCGCGTGGTACAGCGGACATCCGGATCAGCACGGCCGCTCGATTGCGCTCGACTCGGAAGCGGTCGCAGTCATCGGCGTCGGCAATGTCGCAATTGACGTGGCGCGTATTTTGGCGAAGCATGTCGACGAGTTGCGTACGACCGACATGCCGGAATACGTGCTTGACGAGTTGGCGGTGAGCCGCATCCGCGACATCTATCTCGTGGGACGCCGAGGCCCCGCGCAAGCCAAGTTTACGACGCCCGAACTGCGCGAGCTGGGTGAGATCGCGAACGCCGACGTGATCATCGATCCCAAAGCGCTCGAGCTCGATGAAGCCAGCGCAAAAACAGTCGCCGAAAAGTCCGCGCTCAAACGCAATCTCGATGTCTTGGGCGAGCTTTCCGCGCGTAAGCCGGAAGGGCGTCCGCGAAGGATCCACTTGGTCTTCCTCGCGTCTCCGGTTGAAATCAAGGGCACGGATCGCGTGCGGGAGATCGTGCTCGAACGCAATCGTCTCGACGAACGCGAGAACGCCGTCGCGACCGGCGTGAAGGACAATATTGCAGTTGGGATGGTTTTCCGCGCCGTCGGTTACCGCGGAATCCCGTTGCCTGGTTTACCGTTCGATTCACGCGTGCATGTCATCACGAACCTAGCTGGGCGCGTGGTTGACGAAAACGGTGCCGGCGTTAGCGGGCAGTATGTCGCCGGTTGGATCAAGCGCGGCCCAAGCGGCGTCATCGGGACGAATAAAGCGGATGCCGCGGAAACCGTGCGCGCCATCGTCCAGGATCTCCCGAGCCTCCCTCGGGCACCCGAAGGGAGCGAGGCGGCGCTCGATGCGCTCTTGCAATCACGCGGCGTTAACGTGTGTTCATGGGACGACTGGCTGGCAATCGATCGTCACGAACGGGAGCTGGGATCGAAAAACGGCCGCGAGGAGCGGGTCAAAGTCACCGATTTTACCTCACTGCTTGCCGGGAAGGGGTAGGCGAGCAGGCTCCGTGGACGGGTACTTATAATCTCGTCCGGTCCCAAAAGTCCGAAATTCGTTCGTATATTAAGGAAGAACAGGTAATTGGCAGCTACGAAAAAGCGCGCGGCGGCAAAGAAAGAGCGTCGGCCGAAGCGCAAGATCTGTAATTTTTGCGCAGAGAAGACCGACGCGATCGATTACAAAGACACGACGCGTCTGCGTAAGTACATCTCGGAACGCGGCAAGATTCTGCCGCGCCGTATATCCGGAAATTGCGCCAAACATCAACGCGGTTTGACGACCGCCGTCAAGCGCGCACGTATCATCGCGCTTTTGCCTTTCGTCGCGGAGTAGCATGCGCGTCATTCTCCTGAGCGACGTCAAGGCGCTCGGTAAGCGCGGAGCCATCGTCGAAGTCGCCGAGGGTTACGCGAATAATTTTCTGATACCGAAAAAGCTCGCCGCCGAAGCATCGGCGGGCGCGCTTGCGACGCTCGAGCAGCAAAACAAGGCGAAGGCCAAGCGTCAAGCCGAGGATCTCGCGCAATCGCAAGAGCTAGCGCGCATCCTCGAGAGCAAGCCGCTTTCGGTCCAGGCACGCGCCGGCGGCAACGGTAAGCTCTTCGGAACGATCACGAACGCGCAGATCGCCGACGCGATTCAGCGCAGCTTCGACATTGCGCTCGATCGCCACAAGATCGAGCTCAAGACGCCGATCAAAGCGGTCGGAACGTATCCCGTCGAAGTCAAGCTCGGAAATAACGTCACGGCAAAGGCGACGGTCGAGGTCGTACCCGCGTAAGCATCGGTGGCTACAGCGAAGGACAGCGATAACCGGTTCGTTCGTCGCTTCCGCCGCAAGTACGGAGGCGAGGGCGAAGTGCGACGGCATGTCGACGCTTTGTACGCGTTGCTTGCCGAACTGCTCGGTGCGGAGAAGATCGTGTTGCGTGCGGGGAAGCTTGGCGCGCTCAAAGGCATGCGCAGCGAGCGCGTTGGCGATCGTATTCACGCGCTGCAGCGGCTTGTGTTCGAAGACCCGACGATTGAAGGTCCGCCTGCACCGAACGCATTTCGAAAGAAGCTCGAGGAGTGTGAGGACGGCTTAGCCGAGCTCATCGCGCAGCGCACGGTCGAAGATAATCTCGATCGCAAGATCAACGCGAAGATGGCGGCTCGCCACAACGACTATCTTCGTGAGCTCAAGCTCGAAGCACTCAAAGACGATCTCGGACCCGAGACGCCGGCGACACAGAAGAAGCTCGAAGAGCTTGGCATAATGGAAGGACGCGCGCTCTCGGATTCCGCGCTGATGCAATTGCGTCCGAAGAAGCTCGATCAAGTCGTCGGGCAAGATGCGGCCGTGCGGTCGTTGCTCGCAAAGATCGCGTCGCCGTATCCGCAGCACGTTATCTTGTTCGGACCTCCCGGTGTCGGAAAGACGACCGTGGCGCGGCTCGCACTCGAAGAGGCCAAACGACTTGGCCGCGGGCCGTTCGTTCCGGACGCGCCATTCGTTGAAGCCAACGGCGCGACGCTGCGATGGGACCCGCGTGAAACGACGAACCCGCTGCTCGGCAGCGTGCACGATCCGATCTATCAAGGCTCGCGGCGCGAATTCGCCGAGGGCGGCATTCCCGAGCCGAAGCTCGGTCTCGTGACCCGTGCGCACGCGGGCGTACTGTTTATCGACGAGATCGGCGAGATGGATCCGCTCTTGCAGAGCAAGTTGCTCAAAGTGCTCGAGGACAAACGCGTAATGTTCGAATCGTCGTACTATGACGACAGCGATCCGTCCGTCCCCGCGTACGTCCGCAAGCTTTTCAAAGAAGGCGCGCCGGCGGATTTCGTACTGATCGGTGCGACGACGCGCGAACCGGATGAGATCGATCCAGCGATTCTCTCACGCACGGCCGCGGTGTACTTTCAGCCGCTCACCCAGTCGCAGGTTGCCGCGATCGTTACGTCGGCCGCAAAACGACTGGGCGTGCGCTGTTCGAAAGCCGTCGCCGAGCTGATCGCATCCTACACGATCGAAGGCCGCAAAGCGGTCCAGATCTTAGCCGATGCCTTTGGCCTTGCACTCGTGCGCCGCGGGAAGAGCAAACGCAAGGCGGGGATCGTGGCCGACGACGTTCTGGCGGTCGTCCAATCCGGACGTATGCTACCGCACACACCCGTGCGGGCACGACGGACGCGCGAAGTCGGAAAATCGTTCGGCTTGGGCGTCGTACATTATTTGGGCAGCTTGATCGAGATTGAAGCGATCGTCTTTCGCGCGTCGCATCAGGGCAAAGGAACGGTGCGTTTCAACGAGACTGCCGGATCGATGGCAAAAGACAGTGTGTTCAACGCCGCCGCGGTTTTGCGTGCGCTCGCCGGAATCGATCTGGCCGACTACGATCTGCACGTCAACATCATCGGCGGCGGTAACATCGACGGTCCCTCCGCCGGCCTCGCCGTGTTCCTCGCGACGTACTCGGCGCTTACGAAGAAAGCATTACCGCAAAACATTGCCGTCACCGGCGAGATCTCGATTCAAGGTCGCGTGCGACCGATCGGCGGCGTCGTCGAGAAACTCTAC
Above is a genomic segment from Candidatus Baltobacteraceae bacterium containing:
- a CDS encoding NADP oxidoreductase, producing the protein MERPTRVAIFGAGPSGLFLADALLKANPGPLSIDIIDRLPAPYGLVRYGVAPDHPKIKSVINTFVKTFEDKRVRFLGNVAFGVDLMLEDVQKYYDVAAYTVGAAVDRMLGIPGENLPGNYSSTEFVAWYSGHPDQHGRSIALDSEAVAVIGVGNVAIDVARILAKHVDELRTTDMPEYVLDELAVSRIRDIYLVGRRGPAQAKFTTPELRELGEIANADVIIDPKALELDEASAKTVAEKSALKRNLDVLGELSARKPEGRPRRIHLVFLASPVEIKGTDRVREIVLERNRLDERENAVATGVKDNIAVGMVFRAVGYRGIPLPGLPFDSRVHVITNLAGRVVDENGAGVSGQYVAGWIKRGPSGVIGTNKADAAETVRAIVQDLPSLPRAPEGSEAALDALLQSRGVNVCSWDDWLAIDRHERELGSKNGREERVKVTDFTSLLAGKG
- the lonC gene encoding Lon family ATP-dependent protease, whose translation is MATAKDSDNRFVRRFRRKYGGEGEVRRHVDALYALLAELLGAEKIVLRAGKLGALKGMRSERVGDRIHALQRLVFEDPTIEGPPAPNAFRKKLEECEDGLAELIAQRTVEDNLDRKINAKMAARHNDYLRELKLEALKDDLGPETPATQKKLEELGIMEGRALSDSALMQLRPKKLDQVVGQDAAVRSLLAKIASPYPQHVILFGPPGVGKTTVARLALEEAKRLGRGPFVPDAPFVEANGATLRWDPRETTNPLLGSVHDPIYQGSRREFAEGGIPEPKLGLVTRAHAGVLFIDEIGEMDPLLQSKLLKVLEDKRVMFESSYYDDSDPSVPAYVRKLFKEGAPADFVLIGATTREPDEIDPAILSRTAAVYFQPLTQSQVAAIVTSAAKRLGVRCSKAVAELIASYTIEGRKAVQILADAFGLALVRRGKSKRKAGIVADDVLAVVQSGRMLPHTPVRARRTREVGKSFGLGVVHYLGSLIEIEAIVFRASHQGKGTVRFNETAGSMAKDSVFNAAAVLRALAGIDLADYDLHVNIIGGGNIDGPSAGLAVFLATYSALTKKALPQNIAVTGEISIQGRVRPIGGVVEKLYAARQAGMRAVIIPKENARELDRMTLGLDVIPVSTVQEALAAYGLDAPARKKTVRVPPNLRRTRNR
- the rplI gene encoding 50S ribosomal protein L9, translated to MRVILLSDVKALGKRGAIVEVAEGYANNFLIPKKLAAEASAGALATLEQQNKAKAKRQAEDLAQSQELARILESKPLSVQARAGGNGKLFGTITNAQIADAIQRSFDIALDRHKIELKTPIKAVGTYPVEVKLGNNVTAKATVEVVPA
- the rpsR gene encoding 30S ribosomal protein S18 — protein: MAATKKRAAAKKERRPKRKICNFCAEKTDAIDYKDTTRLRKYISERGKILPRRISGNCAKHQRGLTTAVKRARIIALLPFVAE